A single region of the Melospiza georgiana isolate bMelGeo1 chromosome 7, bMelGeo1.pri, whole genome shotgun sequence genome encodes:
- the C7H2orf69 gene encoding mitochondrial protein C2orf69 homolog, with protein sequence MSRRCRSAVAALLRGLTGPAALCLGSAMSLCGAPAACAAGPAGGGGSGGGFSAARLSPPWLRLPEVPGAEPHRTNELLLLLPPAPRGPAPAPQHHVVYFPGDVQNYHDIMSCHPENFQWEHWSFENVATILARRFPNSFIWVIKCSRMHLHKFSCYDNFVTSNMFGAPEHSTDFGAFKHLHALLVNAFRLSQNILLSQKSVHGVSKDAKIAACKSQPQSVPTTNGCSSKERERDCECSNNSAVNVMVPSAVGAASFTLIGFSKGCVVLNQLLYELKEAKKDKNTDAFLKNIKAIYWLDGGHSGGSNTWVTHPEMLKELAETGIKVHAHVTPYQVFDTMRSWIGREHEKFVHILEEFGVEINDQLHFADEVPSLDNHFRVHEVF encoded by the exons ATGAGCCGGCGCTGCCGCTCGGCCGTCGCCGCGCTGCTGCGGGGGCTtaccggccccgccgcgctgtGCCTGGGCAGCGCCATGAGCCTCTGCGGGGCGCCGGCCGCCTGCGCCGCGGGGCctgcgggcggcggcggcagcggcggggggTTCTCCGCGGCGAGGCTGAGCCCGCCGTGGCTGCGGCTGCCCGAGGTGCCGGGCGCTGAGCCGCACCGCACCAacgagctgctgctgctgctgccgccggccccgcgcggcccggccccggccccgcagcacCACGTCGTGTACTTCCCGGGGGACGTGCAG aactATCATGACATCATGTCTTGCCACCCAGAAAACTTTCAGTGGGAGCACTGGAGTTTTGAAAATGTTGCTACCATACTGGCTCGCCGGTTCCCCAATAGCTTTATTTGGGTCATAAAATGTTCTCGAATGCACCTGCACAAATTCAGCTGTTATGACAATTTTGTGACAAGTAACATGTTTGGAgcaccagagcacagcactgactTTGGAGCTTTCAAGCATCTCCATGCTTTGCTGGTTAATGCATTCAGACTGTCTCAGAATATTCTGCTGTCCCAGAAAAGTGTGCACGGTGTCAGCAAGGATGCAAAAATAGCTGCTTGTAAATCACAGCCACAGTCTGTTCCTACAACAAATGGCTGCTCCTccaaagaaagggagagagattGTGAATGCTCTAATAATTCTGCTGTCAATGTCATGGTCCCCtctgctgtgggtgcagcatCCTTTACTTTGATTGGCTTCAGTAAAGGCTGTGTGGTTTTGAACCAGCTGCTTTATGAGCTGAAGGAAGCCAAAAAAGACAAGAATACAGATGCCTTcttaaaaaacataaaagcaaTTTACTGGCTGGATGGTGGTCACTCGGGAGGAAGCAACACTTGGGTTACTCACCCTGAAATGCTGAAAGAACTTGCAGAGACAGGAATTAAAGTTCATGCTCACGTTACACCGTACCAAGTGTTTGACACAATGAGGTCATGGATTGGGAGAGAGCATGAGAAATTTGTACACATACTTGAAGAATTTGGTGTGGAAATAAATGATCAACTGCATTTTGCTGATGAAGTTCCCTCCTTAGACAACCACTTCAGAGTTCATGAAGTATTTTGA